From the genome of Pseudomonas sihuiensis:
GGCTACAACCTCTATTACGGCGTCCTGCATGGCTCCGACCACAAGTGGTTGGATCTGACTGCGCTGCTTGCCGAGATCTTACGGATCCAGGAACCGTCGGCCGAACTGGTCTCCGTCGATTACTTCACCTCTCCTGTCATCGCCAGGCTTGCGACTCGTGGCCAGGTCTCCAACGATGCGCAGAATCGCTATATCCGCGCTTTGCAAGCGAGAGGTGTCTCGGTCACGCTCGGTACACACCGGCTGGCGAAGGGCTATGCGCCCAGGTACCTCGATGGTCAGAAGCCTTCCAGGCAAGATCAGGTAGCGATTTGGCAGCTCGAAGAGAAAGAGACGGACGTTAACCTGGCTCTAGGCATGTATCGGGCAGCATGCCGGTCTGCGGATCTGCAGCTGGATCAGATCGTGCTGGTATCGGGCGACACTGACCTGGCGCCTGCTCTCGCTGCCATTCGCTCGGACTTCCCGCACATCCGCATTGGCGTGATTCTTCCGCACCGTCACGAACAGCGGGATCCGCCGGGATCACTGAAAGAGCATGCCCACTGGATCCGCCGGCACATTCCCGAGTCTGAACTTGCGGCTTTCCAGCTCCCGCTAAAGGTGCCACTTCCCAGGAAGCCAGCCATCGTCAAACCGGATTATTGGTAGCCTGATCCTGCTGTGACACTTTCGGGATGGGTTGACCACTACACCCGCTACAAGGTTGCCGGAGCTGTAGCGTTTCTACCGGTGTCGGGAGAGGGTGAGAAGAAGCTAAGCGTATCGATCAACCAGATCGATTGTGGTGGGCACTATGTCTCCGATTGCGCCGTTTCCATTCTGGTTGAAACCGGGGCAGGCCATCGGGAGGTTATTAATAGCCAGCGATTCAACGGCTACCCACTGAGCTCAGCTCTTGATAAAGCGCTGGATGATGCAGCTGCCAGGATCAGAATAACCGCCGGGCTTCTGGACTACCTTGTTGGGCGTCCATAAGGTTTTTGGCGAGGGTTGCTAGTGGAATGACTCGGGCCTTATGGGCTTTAGTCATTCCTTTCGCTGGCCTGCAAGGATGGTGGTTTCGTAATGATCCCTTGTCCGCTTGAGCAGGTTGCTGGAGATGAATGTCGATGCGCTACTCGCACCTCGCCCCGGAACATCTGGCCGAGGCGGTGAGGTTGAGTCCGTTGGCAGGGCACATCCTTCGTTCTCACTAGATTGCCATGCCCTTCATTTCTAGCTTGGGCTTCATGCTTTGTAGCTCTGGCTGTCAGCGAACGACCCAACGCTGTCGCTCGTCAACGGTAGGTATCAGCCCAAGGCAGCCCTTCATTCAGGACTACTTCTGGCTTTTTGCAGAGCCTACGAAGTGAGTTCGATTCAAGGCTGGTATTTTATACAGTCCAGATAGCCTACTCCTCCACAATGTCCCGGTACCACTTCTGTTAATCGTCGCATAAAGATTGTGTTGCAGAATCCTCTGAAATTGACTGAGCCTTTCGTTCCCGACGCCGGCAAAGCCAGTTGCGGATGTCTCGAACAATCATGCATATCGCACCAATGACTGTCAGCAGAACGAACGCACCAACAAACTGAGCGAGAAGTATGCCGCCGTTGTAGGCCACTGCTCGGTTGCCTTGTTCAAAGCTTGCGAGCACCGGGCCTTGCGCCGCCATAAGGCAGCTCAAAGAAAGTACGCGGCTGAACGTTAAGTATTCCATGTTGTGCCTCCTTGCGATGGTC
Proteins encoded in this window:
- a CDS encoding NYN domain-containing protein: MRTAFFVDGYNLYYGVLHGSDHKWLDLTALLAEILRIQEPSAELVSVDYFTSPVIARLATRGQVSNDAQNRYIRALQARGVSVTLGTHRLAKGYAPRYLDGQKPSRQDQVAIWQLEEKETDVNLALGMYRAACRSADLQLDQIVLVSGDTDLAPALAAIRSDFPHIRIGVILPHRHEQRDPPGSLKEHAHWIRRHIPESELAAFQLPLKVPLPRKPAIVKPDYW